The Anopheles moucheti chromosome 3, idAnoMoucSN_F20_07, whole genome shotgun sequence genome contains the following window.
ATGGAattctttgtttgttgtgccACCCGGCGGATGCAACCAGAAACCGATGCTTACCAGAATGCGGTCGCAGACCTTCATGGATAAGTTctggtggatgttttttttacgtgTTGTTGTATGATTGCAATATTTTACCACCGCCTTTCCCTGCGGAGAGATTATTCAAGTGTGAGATGATTGACAAAAAATGTTCCCATCGATCGCGTTTGGATTGGTCCCCTGCCCCCGGCGTCTGGCGAATGCTTGGATGGAGAAACGAGATGTAAGAAGGATGTAATCCGAGCTATGCTCGAAAAACATCATAAACCACCAACGGCGACGCCTCTCCCGAGGGCAACGTTGCATGTGTGGGCTGCTAAAGGATAGTTTATatctcaaaacaaaaaataaaactccaaATGCAACGAAccagaaaatggaaataatttaGAACAATTATGACCAAGACAATTGGTGCATTATTTTAAATCGtgcatttttattgttatttccaaaGAAGTTCAGAAAATTCCTATGCATGCGTAAAAACACGGCCCATTCCGAATGAACAAATCCTTCCACGAATTGCACGAGGTAAGCGACATAACGATGATTGCTTACTTCCGCCCCAAAAAAGGTGACGAATGTGTGGATGGAACAAAATAGGTTTCATAATGCTGCCATATCAGACCCGGAAGTATTTATTAGCCGGATAAGAGGAACAAAGCAACTCAAAGGAGGACGGTCCCGGAAGTTGGGTCATTACGCTTTGATTTTTTAGGTCGGTTCTGTTTACGCAGAATTTTGATGATCGCAtagataacaacaacaaaaaatttgctcatcatcatccttcTTTGTCGTTGTTCAATGAAGATCGATAGACTTGTTTTGGACGCTATCAAAAATATTCGTGTGGAAATAAAGGGGTTTGGTAGATAAGTTTAGCAATTTATCTTATCATTTTCGCAACTGTGCTCAATAAATGGCACTGCGTCATTTGTAATTATCgattaaaaattacatttaaccTTGAAAAAAGTAGACTTTATGAGTGATTgaaattctttcttttttaatagaatttaaatattgtttttaaaataattatattctatttcatcttaatcATGCCTCTGGTATGCTAACCTTCGTGTACACGTTGGGTTCTAATCTATAACTGCTATCTCTTTTTTTGACTTCCGCTCATGATTTTCGATCGATATTTTGTTTATCTACTGTTCTATTAATCGATCGTCTTGGAGTTATTTCATGACAATTTTTCATGTGAGAATGTCATAATCTTTCATCAGAAAAACATACCATTCTTCGATAAGCACTCAAATGACGATTGTTGAAACGTTTCCCATActttcttccttcccattttaTCATCCTCTTTTCCGTACTCAAAATTTTCTCTAGGGAACGTACGCAAGtagagcaaaacaacaaacaccaaaAAGAATGAACAAAAAGCAAGCAAATGCAGGAGAAACACGCGCGGAAAGCGGATATAGCGTTTAAGCAAATGCGAGTTAATCGCGTTCGCACGAATTTTTGGGTAAAGGTGCCCAAACGAAAGCTGACCAATTCGTTCCGGGTGCTTAAAagttgtgtgttttgggtAGCGTTGTGCTTGATGCATCTTTTGCGAAGACTTATTCGTATAAATTTTTAACGAGGTTCctcaaaaattcatgaatctcttgGGAAATTTGATTCCTTAAGTTTAACGATGGCGTTAATTAACGCAGACgagggcaaaacaaaacagttgctcgaaaattcattcatctttGAGAGGTtcatctttgaggattcatgcaGCTTGAGAGTTCATGAATCTTTGCggattttttatttacccaacactaatgttgtgtgtggaaaagtaaaataaagaaaaacaataacgtATCGGAAAATGTGGTTTCCACTTAACTCCGGTCCTTTGCTGTTTGCAAAACCAATGATCGTCActaaagggagagagagaaaagttCCCTTGGGAAAAAAAGCCAGCACCCATAGTCTTTCCTGTGCGCCTGTGGCAATCGGTCATAAAGTAGGGAACTTTCACagcgaaaagcataaaaaaaaatcatgtgaAAATGAACTGCAGTTTACGAAAAGGCAAAAAGAGAGAAGGAGCAAGCAAAGTATCAAAAAACGGGAACCGTATAGAGAAAAGTACACGCGATCGAAGGGAACGGGAGAGTAATCAAGAATGAAATATCatcaaaaaggaaatgaaagataaagaaaaaaaaaataatacacacacataatgCAGGAAGATTAAAGCATGAGAACGAAATGTGAAAGAGTAAAGCAGGAAGGCAACAGTGAATGAAAGAGTGCGGCAGAGAGGAATGAAAAACAGAATGAATCCGTAACATAGCAAGAAGAATGAACAACaacatgaaacataaaaaaccgACAGGCAGCACCATTGCAGGAAATCACAGAgggagagcgagagcgagagagagcaAATGAAACGAATGTGGAGGATCTTCTTCATCGTcagtgtgttgttttggttgtgttATGCTCTCGTACAAATTTGGTATTTCTCATGTTGCCCTGATTCCTATGTTCCATCCTCTTCTTCttattctttttcttcttcttttctcactttgttttttcccttgttcatttttttgtaaatgttgCGCCCGTATATGCGCTTTATCGTTCTCGCTTACTGCTCTATCTTATTGTTAGCACTTTTATGCTTGTcggcttccttttttttcctctcaccCTCTCTTTCGCTCAGACGCACACACGTTCGTTTCGGGGGTTAATTTCAAAAGAATTCCATTCTCGATCTCTTCCTCCTCCGGTTTGGGTGGTGCGTGTGGTCGGGTCCGGCCGCGGGTCCCTTCAACCATCCTGCGTAAAAGGCTGTAAGACGATCATTTTATGTTTCATCCCTGTTTATCGCACGACTGGGTGAGTGAGAGGCGCATAATcgcatttatttacttttttttaattatgtttgctATTGAATGGTGTGGTTCAGCGCCGTGTTCTCACCAGGCACCCACCACCCACAACATACAGAACAATCTCCCGAGTTAACGACGGGAGTGCTCGCTGAAACATTCCAACTTCGATTCggtgtgtgagcgtgtgttattttgttgttgtacttTCGCTCTGTTACCAGTGGAAAATTTGTGGTAGAGCAGTGCACTTGCAGTTTATAcgatcattttcttttctgttatATATAAAAGGTAtgaatttctttattttaacatttaaatgggggtttcttaattttttgaaatgatttctttttttttgttttgtttgattattattatatttgttaTTATATCGTAAATTATATTGAAAAATTGTGTGAAGATGGTGATTTTAGTACATACTTCATAGTGAAAATATGATTTATTATTCGCATTCCTCGTTGACTAATATctgtatttatatatatacgtACGATTAACATTTTAAGAATCGTTGGTATTAAAAATTTTCTCGTAAAATATTTCGtctaatttttttatattttataaattcaaaaaaattaacaattcaAGTGTGCCAAGTTGCACAATCCTAAGTAAcatttaatataaattttgcataaaattattcgaaaatATTGTAATAATCTCTCATGTAATCACACGATACTCTTGGTCAATTTTTTACTATAATATACAACTTAAAGCTTTTTCAAATCATATGAGTTTATCCAAATGTCTCAAATACTCAGAACAAGTTACAACAATTCAcagattaataaaaaatacattgcaTTACACTAttgttgagattttttttcgtaaatcCAACTTTAAAATCTTTAGAAAAGAAACTTTTAATGAAAAAGATGTTCCATGTTTTGGAATTGTCTTAAAAAGCCTGTaaaagaagtaaaacaaatgtaATCCAACATAACTAACCAACGGTTTTTCGACTTTTATTCCGGTAATTGACCACAGTGGCAGCTGGCAGGAAtaagttttatgcaaatatggtgatttttcgtatttttttttctcaactcTTGCTACGCAATTCTTTTCTTACTTGCAATTTAATGCATTAAAAGTTGTATCGTGGGGGGATACATttgtaaaagtaaaacaaacaaatgaaggaaaaagaaacagatggAATCACccgaaaggggggggggggggggggggggggggttgtacGGACTGCATTCTTCGGCGTAAACATAAATGCAGCCGTGCatcggtgtgagtgtgtgcatTAGAAAAGAATGTTGTTAGCAATAGACGCCGTCTtcactgtgtttgtgtgttggtaCGACGACCGTGATGTAGAATGAGTTCATTCATACCTCACCACATAAATTGTCTGTTTCTTAGAAGAAATACCAAAGAATGCGAGAGGCgcccccatcatcatcatctcatcCCCGTTTTGTGCAATGCAGCATTCAAAAGGGCTCACTGCTGGGGCGAGTGGACGCGCCTGGGTTttatgctgtgtttttttgtcttacttttaagtgtttttaatTCTTCATTTCACTAAGCCAAAGCACTACACATATTGCTTTTGTAATTGTACTGCTGCTATCTGCAACATTTAGCAAACATATTGTCATGCGTATGTGTGCGTTATCAGTTGTTGGTTTTATGATAAGGTTATTATAAGCGTTAGCATTGCTCCAGAGTTTCCAGCTCGATTCGCTCGCTTCACAGTGTGGTGGAGCAGTTATCTTCCCAAACCAAGCAGAAGAACTCGATTTGCCTTTTTTGGGGGCGCTTAGTTAAGGCGGTAGATAGTATTGGTAGCAACATATCATCCACTGTCTCGGAGCGGACTGTTACTGGACTTTTGATGTTGGTTCCCCTTGCTTGCTGTAGGGTCACACATTCGCGAGGCGCTGCGCATGACCGTAAAAAGGCATTCGCGTTGTGCAACTTGCACCGAAGCGCGCGCCCTGCACAAATGGTGACCGTGTACACACACCGTCCGTGTGTTTGTCGTGTGGTCGCGATTGTAGTTGGCTATAGTTGTGGCACACTGCTAAAGTAACCAGTTTTTACCAAACTGGGAGATTTATACCGATACCACCCTCCTGACGCTTCAACCGGGGTTTTACGAAAGTATTCCGAACGTAAAGTCAGCAACAAGCATCAATGAGTGGTGCAAAAGATTGGTAAATAAAGCTATAAATGCCCGTTCCTAAAAGCACCGAATAAAGATCGGAATTAGTAGCGACTGCAATGGAAAATGCTTAATGCTtggtagtatttttttttttcacacgaGAAAATTCCTTTCACGAATGTGTGtaaaattttctttccctgccaacaaacaccaccactactacgatggaacagcacacaccaccgTGCTGCGGGTTTCCACTCCAATGCGCAGCTGTGAGATCTGTTTACATTCGACTATGCTCACACcaacacactaacacacactcGCAGGCCTAGTTGTACTTCAAaatagtgtgcgtgtgtgtgtgtgagatagGGTGCATTAAGGGGGCGCATCTGTTTGTTGTTAGATGCACGGCAGTGCGACTGGGACGGGTGCGAGTGAGAGCGAAAAGGCGAGAGACAAAGAGACGACGACCCTTTCGGTACGACCACAGGGGTTGAAGGGCCGCATTCCATACGCACGGTtgagaagaagaagcaaacaacagggggaaaaaaaaatctcctcaGAGGCCCCTGGTCTCTCTTTGGTGTGGCAGTGTACGATCGATCGGAGCGGTTAGTACGGAGTCGAACGTACTTCGGAAAGGTCGTTTCCATCCATTTTCACGCGACACGCGAACGCCGCCGCACACAACACAGCTGCGAGAGTGTGGGGTTGGTATGGTAAAAAGCAATCATCAAACCCACCCACCCTCTCGATGTTTGGTAGTAGATGTGTGAAAACGTTAAGTGTTTTTCACTTTAATGCTTGAAGCGGAAGTGTGAGTTCTTATATGGGAAAAAGAGTGCGTTATAACATTAACGTTACCGGAAGGCGGAAGTGAGAATTAACCAGCTGCCCAGTGTGGTGTgtagggcaaaaaaaaacaagaaaaacccGTAATGATCACCCATAATATGCTCACTGCATTACGGCTATAGTGTTGGTGCCAAAATTAACGTTGTTATAAGCGGTATACGCTAGTTGCAAAGAATATAGTGCGCAAAAACCGGTGTGGCGTAAAAGGCAGCCGCCCCACAGAGTAAGGGTGAGAATAGAAGAAAGCCGCGCGCTAGAGGACCGCAATTGGCCCTCGTCCAAGTGGAACAACCCCCGGGTTTTCAAGTACAATATTCCCCCGAAAAAACGGTTGAGAACTGCGTAGTAAGGACTGCCGGTGGTTTTGTCGAAGGCCGCCATCCAAGCTGTGGAGAGTAGTGTGTGTTTACTGCTTGCACGAAGCTTGCAGCAGGAGCCTTTTATAAGGGAGGCGTTTTGTGATATTGATAACGATGAAGAGCGCGGCACACGATAAGAGTGTTGCAATCATGCTAAGCGCTTAAgggaggaaacaaacaaacgaaaaaaaaaagcacgaagGAACTGGAACCGTATTTATGCACACAGTCACAACACCAAAGGATTAATCTATATAGAGGCAAGCTGTTATTTATTGGAAGGTCCTATCCATCTATCATTGATAAAACCTTCCACACGTCGCGACACCTTTCCGGACGTTTCTCAAGGTAAGCATCTTGTTTGGGGTGCGGTGCGGGTGATGTGTTATCTTGCTTGATAATTGATTAAATTCTGCGGTGTGCAATTCGGCACCAGAATGGGGCCAATTCGTTGCTGTCTAGAGAGTGCTccgcattttttttattgtttcaaacACTCTACTTTCaattgcaaacaataaaatgcacatagagagagagagagatagagagatagagagaaagagtatgtgtgtttgtggcggACTTTTACGGTACGCTAAACATACTCCGAACCGTCATGCATAATTCCGTCTTTTATGCAAAGTTTGTTACCCAGCAGTGTGTAACGTACCGAAAATATACACCACGGAGACGGTTtttctcggttttttttttcggttccaGGGTAACAAACATTGGCCTCCGGTACGCTCGTGTGTAATCCAGAAATGCAAATGGCTGCTACTGTCccagagggggggggggatttcTTTTTACGCACATCCGCCGGAAGCGCGGGCCATCATTCTACACACTGTGTGGACCTTTTCATTCTGTTTTTATATTGCCTCTCGTGTAATTTGGGGTGCGTCtcaaaacggggaaaaaataGGGAGAAGACACAGGGCAGAATTGTCCCTTCCTTTGCCACCTCGGTCGTTCGGGAACTTACCGGAAGCCCATTGGGACGCATGAGCGAACGACGTCGTGCTCGAGACGTGTATGTGGTGGCTGGTGAggggttgtggtggtggtggtgggaacACGGCACATCTGATGCCGAAAACGATTTACCGATACGATACTTCCGGGGCGCCCCCTCTAGTAGGATGGGTGCAGCGCATGCACCCAGCTGCTGCCCTGGCttgccacacacatacacgcaggGAAGAACGACCtgcataataataaataaaaaaaatatgctggGCCCCTTCGTAAGGGAGGGAAAAGGGAGGGGGGCGAGGTGCCCTATGCTGAGCAAAACTATCAATGCGGGAAGAATTAGATAGAGAAAGGCGAAAGTATTTTCTTTCCTCCATTCAAACTATCAAACATGGTGGGATCGTTCGTATTACTGTAATACAGGGGTTTCGAATCATATAAGGGAACATTTCAATACAACGGGAATTTTGAAATTCATGTacctatttatttattatataactaaacatatttataTAGTAAATTAATGACAAAAGTTAAGCAATCCCGAAAATGAATGATGGAAATTGACTGATAGCTCTCCAAAGCCCTGTACGTTTGTACCTTTCTTCTTTATGATTGCAAATTTCTTTTCATCGACTGCAAATATCCAGTGAATTGCTAAATTCCTTATATGATAAGAAACCCTGTATATTACGTTTAAAAATGTCACGGAACAGCAAAGCATCagaaaggttcgtcgcttatcgCTTATCGGAACTCTGTTGCTAAAGGGGTTTACATTTGATCAATGAACGTCATCCACGTTGACAATTGATAAGAAATATAATAGAATTAAGATACACACACAACGTCCCAAAGGTCGTCAGTCAATGTCCTTGCCTTATCGTGGCGGATAAGTTTCGAACAAATAAATGCAATGCAGGAAATGATGTCAaagattaaatattatttgacAATCACCATTGCGATAGACGTGCGCTTTGGCTTCATTGCAACTTTTGACTCTTAGCCTGGGGGGAAGGActcattatttatttctgtcCCCCTTTCTGTCACGCCTTCGGAGTTTGAGGAAAGAAAGATTGGTAGAACGGTGGCTCACAATCTGCACGGAATGTGGCCCACTGCTGCTTGTCTTTCTACCTTACGATTACGAAAAAAATTACGATCATGCTTGTCTGAAGCGCACCACAGATCCATCTCCCCGGGATTTGCCCTACGGTTACCACCAAACACCTCTACCACGGTGCTCTGATTTTGCGCTTTGTTTTACTATCCCACTGTGAGTGTGAATGGTGGTAACGGTGCCCGCTCCgttcccccccttcccctggGGTGTATAAGGCCCCGAGAGGTGGTACACACCGTGAGAGATCTGTGGGAATGGAATGCGGACTTCGACCGGTCACGACGCAAACCGAGCGTTTCTAGCCGTGCCCTAACCCGCGAGAAGGCTTGCCAAGGAAGGGCAAACATACaccgagacagagagagagagataaatagagagaaagaatGGCGCTTTTTGATGGCTCCGTGGCACACGCAGAGGAGGAAAAGGTGTTTGGAAAGGTCGCCCCATTGGTGGTGGCGCACACTGGGCACTCGTCGTACCAAGTTTCCGGAAAGTTGTAAGCGTTCAGGAAGGTGCTGCGGGCATCGTTGGAGCCACCGTGGAATGTCTTAACAACAAAAAGGCCGAAAAAAAGGGCTTCCAGCAGTACTTACAGCAGGTTTTACGACTCAATTCGACACGCGTGTCATGATGTAGTACAGATCTTCCAGACGCTGGAATATCACAGCTGCTCTCGTGGAGCTCTCATTTTTCATTGCGGTTCAACATTCATCCAAATGCGGTACGATCAGGCCCAAACCGAAGTTCTCTTCAACAAGCAAATAGCAATCAGCACCGTGTGTGTTTATGATCTGGCCGTGTGCCCACAGAAAACATCTGCCTCACTTATTCCGAACAACCGAAAAACGTTCCGCCGGGCAGCTGCTTGTCAAAACCCAGCACAGGCTAAACCAGCCTCATCCTTACCCCTCTGCAGCTCTGCGTGAAGGTTTTTCGCTCgcgtgtgtgctgtttttgtgtactgctgctgcagccCCGAAAAACCATTTCCCCTCATTGGTTCGTTGGTTAGGtgggggggggtggtggtggataaTGTGGGCAGAGGCGAAGCTCGAggggatgaaacaaaacaaaaaaaaacggcaggTTGTGAGcgtcgcacacacacacacacaccggtccAAATGATCCGTGATCCTTTTTATTCGACCACTTTCATCCTGCAGCTGCCGCCTGCTGGAAAACATTTGTTGGAAACTTTGTGTTTTTGTCCGACGCGAAACGGAACAAGCAGGGAGAGAAGAAAAGGGTCGTTAAATAGAATTTCTTTCATGTTACGCACcgcttacacacacacagcagtgCAGCAGCTGAGGGTAAAGCGAGTTTCGGGACCACACCGTTAACAACACCCGAAAAGGAACAAATGTCTCCTCGCTTGCCTTTGCTGGGCTGTCAATTCAGACAGCGAGTGCGCGCAAGAAGGGCACGTGTTCCCTTCGCCTGATGGCGGACAGTTCTCAGTAGAACATTTGTGTTTCATTATAGTCCTCTCGTACATTATTCCTTTTCCTATTTGGAAAGAGGATTATCGCTGCCATCAGCTGTTGTGCACGGCTCACTCTTTTGGGTCCTTTCTGTGCACGCGTGCACCTTCCGCGAAGGATTAGATCGATTCGATCCGGCCAACGCCATATGGGGTCGAGGTCTGCGTTTTGTAGGGCACTTACTTCGCAATCCGACTCATCGTGTCATCGAAAAAGCTGCGCCCGGATAAACAAATCCCGTGACCGAGTGACGTACGGATGGTACACGCGTGGGTTTTGCACGATACGACTACACTGTCAGAGattgaacatattttttccATGAGTCATGACAATTATCAGTAAGGGGGGGTTTTATTTCCGGTCGCGTAAATCTATAGTCCACGTGACTGACAATATATGGGACAGTCACTGGCGCCACCAAGATCCCCTGTCTTAATTGCATAGTGGGTTACTGTTGTCAATACAAAATtctaaatgtttttttttcctttcttcttccCACTATCTTATCACCCTTTCAGATTGTTATCTGCTGTTCTCAATAACGCTGTGCAAACACGAATATCCCAAGTTGCTTCAATCTACAAACTGTTCTGTCCACTGCAACTGCGCGCGGTGGCCCATAGTGTTTTCACGCACGTATTAGTACACGACACCAATAACATCACCACCCTAGTACCACCCGGAGGGCAATTGATCGTTTGCCACGAAAGCGCGTTGGAGTAGCCAATTGTGCACCGTGTGTGAGTGAACCCATTTCATGGACGCGCAATACGATCAAGGTAGCTTCCTGCTGTATCTGGCCATCTTTGTCCACAATCTCACGTTCCTGCTCCATTGGGCGCAGAATTACCTGAAGGTGGTTGCAGCCTGCGTGCAACGCTCGACAGAagcaggtggtggtggtggtggcggcggagGTGGTGGAGTAGGTGTTGAGGAAAGTTTGGCCGAAACCGGCGCGGATTCTGTCGCATCGTCCAACCCGAAAGCGCCCGACAGCGGCGACATGCGTGAGATGGCCCATGCACTATCACTACCCGCGCCAATTGACATACCGGACAACAAGCAGAAAGATGACGATCTGGCCTGCATGTCCCCGGAATACTTTCACATCGAGGAGAACCGGTTACGCACATTTGCCCGCTGGCCGGTAACGTTCGTCAGCTCGAGCGTGCTCGCCCGGTACGGGTTTTACTACGTCGGCACGGACGACACGGTAAAGTGTTACTTCTGCCGGGTGGAGATCGGACTGTGGGAACCGCAGGACGATGTGATACAGGAACACCTGCGCTGGTCGCCGTTCTGTCCGCTGCTGAAGAAGCGCCCCACGAACAATGTGCCGCTGAACGCGAACTACCTCGATGCGGTACCGGAACCGAGCTTCGATACCTGCGGCATTAGCGTGCGACAGCATTCCTACGCCGAGAATGCTAACGATCGGGTACGCATTGATCTGGACCGCATGAGCGGTGACTCGTGGAGTGGAGCGAGTGACATTAGtatcagcagcagcggcagcagcggcaATGGGGCTGGTGAGATGGAACCGATGGCCGGTGGAGCTAGTGGACTGCAGCAAGATCGGGCGTCGATGACGGCGGCCGAATGGAATAATGGTGTGCTGATGGGTGAGCACAGCCTAATGCGTCGTCCGGAGTATCCGAACTACGCGATCGAAGCGGACCGGCTGAAGACGTACGAAGATTGGCCAACGTCACTGAAGCAAAAGCCGCAACAGTTGAGCGATGCCGGCTTTTTCTACACCGGCAAAAGCGACCGGGTGAAGTGCTTCAGCTGTGGCGGTGGCCTAAAGGACTGGGAGCAGGACGATGAGCCGTGGGAGCAGCACGCAATCTGGTACAGCAACTGTCACTATCTGCAGCTAATGAAGGGCCGCGAGTTCATTCAACATTGCAACGAAAAGAAGGATGCGGCCGCCGCTAACAATGGCACCTCGTCGTCGATGTCGTCCGCTTCCTCGCAACCGTCCACGTCCGGCATCAGCTCGGCGTCGTCGTCGGTTATGAGCACCTCGCCCGCTTCGTCCAGCGGTTTCAGCTCACCCACGCCGGCCGCGGATGAGGAGCGCACGCTGCGCTGCAGTGACCACTTTTCGTCCGGTAGCGATGAGGGTGAGGATGATACCGGCAACAACCGGAAGGTACCGTCGGACGGTAAGATCTGTAAGATCTGCTTCGTCAACGAGTACAACACCGCGTTCATGCCGTGCGGACATGTGGTGGCCTGCGCGAAGTGTGCCTCGTCCGTCAACAAATGTCCGCTCTGTCAGCAACCGTTTATAAATGTGCTACGGCTGTACCTGTCGTAAGGAGCCTTATTGCAACGAAATCGGCATCGATCAGCCATAGGGTGTGGTAAAGATTTTGGGAAAAATCGATCCCTGGTTTGTCGTCGTTTCAATCCCCCACCGTTGTTACCTGGGCTGTGCCTATGTATGATGGTTGCGGATCCAATTGTTCCCCGATAAGGAGGGAACGGTTGACTAACCTCGTGCGTGTAATAGATTGTCTAACCAGTAAAACCCCTTAACACCACCCCTTTACGTGCCGGGAATATCGATCTTCGGGTGGTTCGCATTGGGAGTTGAAAGAACGCCATCTCTGCTACGGTTGCGACAGTTTTGCCGTCGCCAACAAGGATA
Protein-coding sequences here:
- the LOC128305082 gene encoding death-associated inhibitor of apoptosis 1, with amino-acid sequence MDAQYDQGSFLLYLAIFVHNLTFLLHWAQNYLKVVAACVQRSTEAGGGGGGGGGGGVGVEESLAETGADSVASSNPKAPDSGDMREMAHALSLPAPIDIPDNKQKDDDLACMSPEYFHIEENRLRTFARWPVTFVSSSVLARYGFYYVGTDDTVKCYFCRVEIGLWEPQDDVIQEHLRWSPFCPLLKKRPTNNVPLNANYLDAVPEPSFDTCGISVRQHSYAENANDRVRIDLDRMSGDSWSGASDISISSSGSSGNGAGEMEPMAGGASGLQQDRASMTAAEWNNGVLMGEHSLMRRPEYPNYAIEADRLKTYEDWPTSLKQKPQQLSDAGFFYTGKSDRVKCFSCGGGLKDWEQDDEPWEQHAIWYSNCHYLQLMKGREFIQHCNEKKDAAAANNGTSSSMSSASSQPSTSGISSASSSVMSTSPASSSGFSSPTPAADEERTLRCSDHFSSGSDEGEDDTGNNRKVPSDGKICKICFVNEYNTAFMPCGHVVACAKCASSVNKCPLCQQPFINVLRLYLS